One Ricinus communis isolate WT05 ecotype wild-type chromosome 2, ASM1957865v1, whole genome shotgun sequence DNA segment encodes these proteins:
- the LOC8288576 gene encoding uncharacterized protein LOC8288576, whose protein sequence is MPPLCSNPLNTYSPLLKPRFHLHYPILHFSHQFRNSSSKKLSLTCKPSLPNRCLVINASSASTSEIDMVPNRQGVYTSKKSKVVVLWDLDNKPPRGPPYLAALALKNLAQKFGEIIEMSAYANRHAFIHLPNWVLQERRERKQLDILERKGLVNQTDPYICGVCGRKCKTNMELKKHFKQLHERERQKKLNRMRSLKGKKRQRFKERFISGNHKYNEEAKKLLTPKVGYGLAQELKRAGVYVKTVQDKPQAADWALKRQIEHSMSRGVDWLFLISDDSDFSDILRRAREANLGTVVVGDRDRALGRHADLWVPWIGVENGEVTENDLVLKSRIESENFDGKDGFFSITHFDGEIGGVVEGDMDGVIEELAGVSSEWDSARVSVFSEGEEEKEDYFLSDSEDEGIEEEDDYFFI, encoded by the coding sequence ATGCCTCCACTCTGCAGCAATCCACTAAACACCTATTCTCCTTTACTTAAACCTCGATTTCATCTCCACTATCCTATTCTCCATTTCTCACACCAGTTTCGGAACAGCAGCAGCAAGAAGCTTTCTCTTACTTGCAAACCCTCACTCCCTAATCGATGCCTTGTCATCAACGCGTCGTCCGCTTCAACATCCGAAATCGACATGGTTCCTAACAGACAAGGAGTCTACACTTCCAAAAAAAGCAAAGTCGTTGTCTTATGGGACCTTGATAACAAGCCTCCTCGTGGCCCTCCCTATCTGGCTGCTTTAGCACTCAAAAACCTTGCTCAGAAATTCGGTGAAATTATCGAAATGTCTGCTTATGCTAATCGCCACGCTTTTATTCACCTCCCGAATTGGGTGTTACAAGAACGGAGGGAAAGGAAACAGTTAGATATTCTCGAAAGAAAAGGACTTGTCAACCAAACAGATCCCTACATTTGCGGAGTATGCGGCCGTAAGTGTAAGACTAATATGGAGTTAAAGAAACATTTTAAGCAGTTACACGAGCGTGAGAGGCAAAAGAAACTGAATAGAATGAGGTCATTGAAAGGGAAAAAACGGCAACGTTTTAAAGAAAGGTTTATTTCTGGGAATCACAAGTACAATGAGGAAGCAAAAAAATTGTTAACTCCAAAAGTTGGGTATGGGTTAGCACAAGAATTGAAGAGGGCTGGCGTTTATGTGAAGACTGTACAGGATAAACCACAAGCAGCTGATTGGGCTTTGAAAAGGCAAATTGAGCATTCAATGAGTAGAGGGGTTGATTGGTTGTTTTTGATATCGGATGATTCCGACTTTTCAGATATTTTGAGGAGGGCTAGAGAGGCTAATTTGGGGACTGTGGTGGTTGGTGATAGAGATAGAGCATTAGGGAGACATGCGGATTTGTGGGTGCCTTGGATTGGGGTTGAGAATGGGGAGGTTACTGAGAACGATTTGGTGTTGAAGAGTAGGATTGAAAGCGAGAATTTTGATGGAAAAGATGGGTTCTTTTCTATTACGCATTTTGATGGGGAAATCGGTGGTGTTGTAGAGGGTGACATGGATGGTGTGATTGAGGAACTTGCTGGAGTTAGTTCTGAGTGGGATAGTGCGAGGGTTTCAGTGTTTTCTGAAggagaagaggaaaaagaggATTATTTCTTGTCGGATAGCGAGGATGAGGGAATTGAAGAGGAAGACGACTACTTTTTTATCTAG
- the LOC8288575 gene encoding uncharacterized protein LOC8288575 gives MLKWEHVVLIAIGIIVLAILIVVLIRRRLCFKQVRDVVVDTARTRPERLQDGIAKLHQGNNTSLHHQLELDGKRKGNYYVFRRGVPTRPLFSWADHPSLITDAVENGWSRFGFTGFMSSPSSRSSLLGLCAVGDYGREAETEISWEVCQGSADFMQKIRLNSGLKKINATNSPPMSAASVIRTGLPLPGPPLGNSAFPQEAYFEITVLYCQGNYHDHSVVAKIREGEKTKLIQENSNHRMNSESLAHVTSSHRFNKFEELKLATGKDEGKDEAVMLSLGLTTGGSLPLRLPGSYPGSIGFNSNGSVYLDGIKLVFESEKGDWASKDKVIGCGFDPRQKKVFFTVDAELVHVINCKTEEFGSPLYPTIAANNDVLVLVNFGQSAFSYAQANAQRTPNPCFIGPLVNSPALGYEDSKELFSMGRIDSQWLNRCTTKASLHSSSNHHHNGTSNNRAVDFDEESEADLFEIVLDGTGRSPNIVL, from the exons ATGCTTAAATGGGAACATGTTGTGTTGATAGCAATAGGTATCATAGTTCTTGCGATCCTTATTGTCGTGTTGATTAGGCGGCGTTTATGTTTCAAACAAGTTAGAGATGTTGTTGTTGACACAGCAAGAACAAGACCAGAAAGATTGCAAGATGGGATTGCAAAGCTTCATCAAGGGAATAATACCAGTCTTCATCATCAGCTTGAATTAGAtggcaaaagaaaaggaaattattaTGTCTTCCGACGTGGGGTTCCGACAAGACCTTTGTTCAGTTGGGCTGATCATCCATCACTCATTACAGATGCAGTTGAAAATGGATGGTCTAGATTTGGTTTCACAGGTTTTATGTCCTCCCCATCTTCACGGTCATCGTTGTTAGGCTTATGTGCAGTTGGTGATTATGGAAGAGAAGCAGAGACAGAGATAAGTTGGGAAGTATGTCAAGGATCAGCAGATTTTATGCAAAAAATAAGGCTAAATTCAGggttaaagaaaattaatgcaACTAATAGTCCTCCTATGTCTGCTGCTTCTGTAATCAGGACTGGTTTGCCCTTACCAGGGCCTCCTTTGGGTAATTCAGCTTTTCCTCAAGAAGCCTATTTTGAGATAACAGTTTTGTATTGTCAAGGGAATTATCACGATCATTCTGTTGTCGCCAAGATTAGAGAAGGCGAGAAGACTAAACTAATCCAAGAAAATTCTAACCACAGAATGAATTCAGAATCTTTAGCACATGTTACTAGTAGTCATCGATTTAACAAGTTTGAAGAACTGAAGCTTGCTACTGGTAAAGATGAAGGCAAAGACGAAGCTGTTATGTTATCTTTAGGACTCACCACAGGAGGTTCTCTTCCTTTGAGACTTCCTGGAAGTTATCCAGGATCCATAGGGTTCAACTCCAATGGTTCTGTTTATCTTGATG GTATTAAACTTGTGTTTGAATCTGAAAAAGGAGACTGGGCAAGCAAGGACAAAGTAATTGGGTGTGGTTTTGATCCAAGGCAAAAGAAAGTATTTTTCACAGTGGATGCAGAGTTGGTGCATGTAATTAATTGCAAGACAGAAGAATTCGGGAGTCCATTATACCCAACAATTGCAGCCAACAATGACGTATTAGTTCTTGTAAATTTTGGACAAAGTGCATTCAGTTATGCACAGGCAAATGCTCAGAGAACACCGAATCCTTGCTTCATTGGGCCGCTTGTAAATTCACCTGCTCTGGGCTATGAAGACAGTAAAGAACTATTTTCAATGGGCAGAATTGATTCTCAATGGCTTAACAGATGTACAACTAAAGCTAGCCTTCACAGCAGCAGCAACCACCACCACAATGGTACTAGTAATAATCGAGCAGTTGATTTCGATGAAGAGTCTGAAGCAGATTTGTTTGAAATTGTACTGGATGGCACCGGTAGATCTCCAAATATAGTGTTATAG
- the LOC8288574 gene encoding scopoletin glucosyltransferase, with translation MVSGAEQIHVMFLPYLAPGHMMPMIDIARLFASNGIKVTIITTTKNAIRFKSSIDRDIQAGRNISLEILRFPSAEAGLPEGCENLASTPTPEMSIKLFHGIGLLEPEIKTIFLKHSPDCIVSDYLFPWTVDVAVELGIPRLAFSGSGFFNLCVANSIECNRPHDSITSETESFVVPGLPDLVNLTRSQLPDIVKSRTDFSDLFDTLKEAERKSFGVLMNSFYELEPAYADHFTKVIGIKAWHLGPVSLFADDKVARGDKTSVCEHTCLRWLDSKKPNSVIYVCFGSLTRFNKEQIVEIASALEDSSRSFIWVVGKVLKSYNDNEKDEDNQQEQWWLPEGYEERLKESGKGLVIKGWAPQVMILEHPAIGGFLTHCGWNSILEGLCAGVPMVTWPIFAEQFYNEKLVTQVVKFGVPVGNESWKIWATQESPLMSRKNIENAVRRVVGDGGEAIEMRKRARRLAECAKKAVEEGGSSYNDLKSLIDDIRMYKHATTEKKI, from the coding sequence atggTTTCAGGAGCAGAACAAATTCATGTAATGTTCCTTCCCTACTTGGCCCCAGGTCACATGATGCCAATGATAGACATAGCCAGACTGTTTGCTTCAAATGGTATAAAAGTCACCATTATAACCACCACGAAGAATGCCATTCGTTTCAAGAGTTCCATCGATCGCGATATTCAAGCCGGTCGAAACATTTCTCTTGAAATATTACGTTTCCCCTCCGCAGAGGCTGGCTTACCTGAAGGCTGTGAAAACTTAGCATCAACACCAACGCCAGAGATGTCTATAAAACTCTTTCATGGAATAGGTTTGCTGGAGCCGGAGATCAAAACGATCTTTCTAAAGCATAGCCCTGATTGCATTGTCTCTGATTATCTTTTTCCTTGGACTGTTGATGTTGCTGTTGAACTTGGAATACCGAGGCTTGCATTTAGTGGCAGTGGtttctttaatctttgcgTCGCTAATAGTATCGAGTGTAATCGGCCTCATGATTCTATTACGTCTGAGACAGAAAGTTTTGTTGTTCCAGGCTTGCCAGACCTAGTCAACCTGACGAGATCGCAATTGCCTGATATCGTAAAAAGCAGAACAGATTTTTCTGATTTGTTCGATACACTTAAGGAAGCTGAGAGGAAGAGCTTTGGAGTGTTGATGAATAGTTTTTATGAATTAGAACCAGCTTATGCTGATCATTTTACAAAAGTTATAGGAATAAAAGCTTGGCATTTAGGCCCTGTATCTCTCTTTGCTGATGATAAAGTCGCAAGAGGGGATAAGACTAGTGTATGCGAGCACACCTGTTTGCGCTGGCTTGATTCCAAGAAGCCTAATTCTGTAATCTATGTTTGTTTTGGAAGCTTGACCAGATTCAACAAGGAACAGATAGTAGAGATTGCAAGTGCACTTGAAGATTCAAGCCGTTCTTTCATTTGGGTCGTAGGAAAAGTACTAAAATCCTATAATGACAATGAGAAAGATGAAGATAATCAGCAAGAACAATGGTGGTTGCCTGAAGGATACGAGGAAAGATTGAAGGAAAGTGGCAAGGGCCTTGTCATAAAAGGATGGGCTCCTCAAGTGATGATACTTGAGCATCCAGCAATTGGAGGATTCTTGACTCATTGTGGTTGGAACTCAATTCTTGAAGGGCTATGCGCAGGTGTGCCTATGGTTACATGGCCAATTTTTGCAGAACAGTTTTACAATGAGAAGTTGGTAACCCAAGTAGTTAAATTTGGAGTACCTGTTGGTAATGAGAGTTGGAAAATATGGGCAACTCAAGAATCACCACTGATGAGtagaaaaaatatagagaATGCTGTGAGAAGGGTAGTGGGTGATGGAGGTGAAGCAAttgaaatgagaaaaagaGCAAGAAGACTAGCAGAATGTGCTAAAAAGGCCGTGGAAGAAGGAGGGTCATCTTACAATGACTTGAAGTCCTTAATTGATGATATCAGAATGTACAAGCATGCAACAACAGAGAAGAAAATCTAA
- the LOC8288572 gene encoding kinesin-like protein KIN-4A isoform X1, with product MEAPPSPSPGVPSSPGTNNSSAAAEDCCVKVAVHVRPLIGDERAQGCQDCVTVVSGKPQVQIGTHSFTFDHVYGSSSSPASAMFEECVAPLVDGLFQGYNATVLAYGQTGSGKTYTMGTGFKDGCQTGIIPQVMNVLYSKIETLKHQTEFQLHVSFIEILKEEVRDLLDPTSLNKPDTANGHTGKVNVPGKPPIQIRETSNGVITLAGSTEVSVSTLKEMAACLEQGSLSRATGSTNMNNQSSRSHAIFTITLEQMRKLNPVFPGDSSPNEGMNEEYLCAKLHLVDLAGSERAKRTGSDGLRFKEGVHINKGLLALGNVISALGDEKKRKEGVHVPYRDSKLTRLLQDSLGGNSKTVMIACISPADINAEETLNTLKYANRARNIQNKPVVNRDPMSSEMLRMRQQLEYLQAELCARGGGSSSDEVQVLKERIAWLEAANEDLCRELHEYRSRCTAVEQRETDAQDGSTCYVKTDGLKRSLQSIESTDYQMGETMSGDSREIDEEVAKEWEHTLLQNTMDKELHELNRRLEEKESEMKLFGGVDPAALKQHFGKKIMELEDEKRTVQQERDRLLAEIENISASSDGQTQKMQDIHAQKLKALEAQILDLKKKQENQVQLLKQKQKSDEAAKRLQDEIQSIKAQKVQLQHRIKQEAEQFRQWKASREKELLQLRKEGRRNEYERHKLQALNQRQKMVLQRKTEEAAMATKRLKELLEARKSSARENSAIANGNGTNGQSNEKSLQRWVDHELEVMVNVHEVRFEYEKQSQVRAALAEELAVLKQVGEFTSKGLSPPRGKNGFARASSMSPNARMARISSLENMLSITSNSLVAMASQLSEAEERERGFTNRGRWNQLRSMGDAKNLLQYMFNSLGDASFHILSRCQIWEKEMEIKEMKEQFKELVSLLRQSEARRKEVEKELKLREQAVAIALATSASAGHEQGNSPISLKHFADDMSGPLSPMSVPAQKQLKYTPGIANGSVRESAAFIDQTRKMVPLGHLSMRKLVVAGQGGKLWRWKRSHHQWLLQFKWKWQKPWRLSEMIRHSDETIMRAKHRPHALPRVV from the exons ATGGAAGCTCCTCCTTCTCCTTCCCCCGGTGTTCCTTCTTCTCCTGGTACTAATAACAGTAGTGCAGCTGCAGAGGATTGCTGTGTTAAAGTTGCTGTTCATGTCAGACCACTCATCGGCGATGAACGTGCTCAAGGCTGTCAAGATTGTGTCACGGTCGTATCAGGAAAGCCTCAG GTACAGATAGGCACTCATTCATTTACGTTTGATCATGTTTATGGGAGCAGCAGTTCTCCCGCATCTGCTATGTTTGAAGAATGTGTTGCTCCACTAGTTGATGGCTTATTTCAAGGATATAATGCGACAGTTCTTGCTTATGGTCAG ACGGGATCAGGGAAGACGTATACAATGGGCACCGGATTTAAAGATGGTTGCCAAACAGGAATAATTCCTCAAGTCATGAATGTTTTGTACAGCAAGATTGAAACTTTAAAGCATCAAACTGAATTCCAACTGCATGTTTCTTTCATTGAG ATTCTAAAAGAAGAAGTACGTGATTTGCTGGATCCGACTTCTTTGAACAAGCCAGATACAGCAAATGGGCACACGGGAAAAGTAAATGTCCCTGGGAAACCACCAATACAAATTCGCGAAACATCAAATGGTGTCATAACACTAGCAGGATCTACTGAAGTTAGTGTCAGTACGCTCAAAGAAATGGCTGCTTGCTTAGAACAAGGATCATTGAGCAGGGCAACAGGGAGTACAAACATGAACAATCAATCAAG TCGTTCGCATGCAATCTTCACCATCACACTAGAGCAAATGCGTAAGCTTAACCCTGTATTCCCTGGCGACAGCAGTCCTAATGAGGGCATGAATGAAGAGTATCTATGTGCCAAGCTGCATTTAGTAGATCTTGCCGGTTCAGAGCGAGCTAAAAGAACTGGTTCTGATGGTTTGCGTTTTAAGGAAG gAGTTCACATCAACAAGGGCCTTCTTGCGCTTGGTAATGTTATTAGTGCACTTGGTGATGAAAAAAAGCGGAAAGAAGGTGTTCACGTGCCTTATCGGGATAGTAAATTGACTCGACTTTTGCAG GACTCACTTGGTGGTAACAGCAAAACTGTTATGATAG CTTGCATTAGTCCTGCTGATATTAATGCTGAGGAAACTCTTAACACTCTAAAATATGCAAATCGTGCTCGCAATATCCAAAATAAGCCTGTG GTGAATAGAGATCCTATGTCCAGTGAGATGCTAAGGATGCGCCAACAACTAGAGTATTTACAGGCTGAACTTTGTGCCCGAGGAGGAGGTTCTTCATCAGATGAAGTTCAG GTCCTCAAGGAAAGGATTGCTTGGCTTGAAGCTGCTAATGAGGATCTTTGTCGGGAGCTTCATGAATATCGCAGCAGATGCACTGCTGTGGAGCAACGTGAAACAGATGCTCAA GATGGTAGCACCTGTTACGTAAAAACTGATGGGCTTAAGAGGAGTTTGCAAAGTATAGAGTCGACAGATTATCAAATGGGAGAAACCATGTCAG GTGATTCCAGGGAAATAGATGAAGAGGTAGCAAAAGAGTGGGAGCACACGCTCCTGCAGAATACAATGGACAAAGAGTTACATGAATTAAACAGGCGATTAGAGGAGAAAGAG TCAGAAATGAAACTTTTTGGAGGTGTTGACCCAGCAGCTCTCAAGCAACACTTTGGCAAGAAAATAATGGAATTGGAGGATGAAAAAAGAACAGTGCAG CAAGAGAGGGATCGTTTGTTGgctgaaattgaaaatatttcaGCTAGTTCTGATGGTCAGACACAAAAAATGCAAGATATACATGCCCAGAAATTAAAAGCACTGGAGGCACAG ATTCTGGATCTGAAGAAAAAACAAGAGAACCAGGTTCAGCTTTTaaagcaaaaacaaaagagTGATGAAGCAGCAAAGAGATTACAAGATGAAATTCAATCCATAAAGGCACAGAAG GTTCAGTTGCAACATAGGATCAAACAAGAAGCAGAACAATTTCGACAGTGGAAAGCCTCTCGCGAAAAGGAGCTGCTGCAG TTGCGAAAGGAGGGGCGAAGAAATGAATATGAAAGGCATAAACTACAAGCTTTAAACCAGCGCCAAAAAATG GTTCTTCAAAGAAAGACAGAAGAGGCTGCAATGGCCACCAAGCGACTGAAGGAGTTGCTTGAAGCTCGCAAATCTTCTGCTCGTGAAAACTCAG CTATTGCTAATGGAAATGGAACAAATGGACAG AGCAATGAGAAATCCTTACAACGTTGGGTTGACCATGAGCTAGAAGTCATGGTGAATGTGCATGAAGTTCGAtttgaatatgaaaaacaaagcCAAGT ACGAGCTGCACTTGCAGAAGAGTTAGCTGTGTTGAAGCAAGTGGGTGAATTTACCTCAAAGGGCTTAAGTCCTCCAAGAGGAAAGAATGGTTTTGCCAG GGCTTCTTCCATGTCACCAAATGCAAGAATGGCCAGAATATCTTCACTTGAGAACATGTTAAGCATAACATCTAATTCACTTGTTGCAATGGCTTCACAACTTTCGGAGGCAGAAGAACGAGAGCGTGGCTTCACTAACCGTGGCCGTTGGAATCAACTACGTTCAATGGGAGATGCAAAAAACTTGCTTCAGTATATGTTCAACTCTTTGGGAGATGCAAG ttttcacatattgagCAGATGTCAAATATGGGAGAAGGAAATGGAAATCAAAGAAATGAAGGAACAATTTAAAGAACTTGTAAGTCTCTTGCGACAAAGTGAGGCACGGAGAAAGGAAGTAGAGAAGGAGTTAAAACTGAGAGAGCAGGCTGTTGCAATTGCCTTGGCTACATCAGCTTCG GCGGGTCATGAACAGGGAAACTCCCCCATTTCACTGAAACATTTTGCTGACGACATGAGTGGTCCCTTATCTCCAATGTCTGTTCCTGCACAGAAACAGCTAAAATATACTCCAGGAATTGCTAATGGATCAGTCAGAGAGTCAGCAGCATTCATAGATCAGACGAGAAAG ATGGTACCTCTTGGGCATTTGTCAATGAGAAAATTAGTAGTTGCAGGACAAGGTGGAAAGCTATGGAGGTGGAAGAGAAGTCATCACCAGTGGCTTTTGCAATTCAAATGGAAGTGGCAAAAGCCGTGGAGACTGTCAGAAATGATTAGACACAGTGATGAGACTATCATGAGGGCAAAGCATCGACCGCATGCTCTGCCACGTGTGGTGTGA
- the LOC8288572 gene encoding kinesin-like protein KIN-4A isoform X2 produces the protein MEAPPSPSPGVPSSPGTNNSSAAAEDCCVKVAVHVRPLIGDERAQGCQDCVTVVSGKPQVQIGTHSFTFDHVYGSSSSPASAMFEECVAPLVDGLFQGYNATVLAYGQTGSGKTYTMGTGFKDGCQTGIIPQVMNVLYSKIETLKHQTEFQLHVSFIEILKEEVRDLLDPTSLNKPDTANGHTGKVNVPGKPPIQIRETSNGVITLAGSTEVSVSTLKEMAACLEQGSLSRATGSTNMNNQSSRSHAIFTITLEQMRKLNPVFPGDSSPNEGMNEEYLCAKLHLVDLAGSERAKRTGSDGLRFKEGVHINKGLLALGNVISALGDEKKRKEGVHVPYRDSKLTRLLQDSLGGNSKTVMIACISPADINAEETLNTLKYANRARNIQNKPVVNRDPMSSEMLRMRQQLEYLQAELCARGGGSSSDEVQVLKERIAWLEAANEDLCRELHEYRSRCTAVEQRETDAQDGSTCYVKTDGLKRSLQSIESTDYQMGETMSGDSREIDEEVAKEWEHTLLQNTMDKELHELNRRLEEKESEMKLFGGVDPAALKQHFGKKIMELEDEKRTVQQERDRLLAEIENISASSDGQTQKMQDIHAQKLKALEAQILDLKKKQENQVQLLKQKQKSDEAAKRLQDEIQSIKAQKVQLQHRIKQEAEQFRQWKASREKELLQLRKEGRRNEYERHKLQALNQRQKMVLQRKTEEAAMATKRLKELLEARKSSARENSAIANGNGTNGQSNEKSLQRWVDHELEVMVNVHEVRFEYEKQSQVRAALAEELAVLKQVGEFTSKGLSPPRGKNGFARASSMSPNARMARISSLENMLSITSNSLVAMASQLSEAEERERGFTNRGRWNQLRSMGDAKNLLQYMFNSLGDARCQIWEKEMEIKEMKEQFKELVSLLRQSEARRKEVEKELKLREQAVAIALATSASAGHEQGNSPISLKHFADDMSGPLSPMSVPAQKQLKYTPGIANGSVRESAAFIDQTRKMVPLGHLSMRKLVVAGQGGKLWRWKRSHHQWLLQFKWKWQKPWRLSEMIRHSDETIMRAKHRPHALPRVV, from the exons ATGGAAGCTCCTCCTTCTCCTTCCCCCGGTGTTCCTTCTTCTCCTGGTACTAATAACAGTAGTGCAGCTGCAGAGGATTGCTGTGTTAAAGTTGCTGTTCATGTCAGACCACTCATCGGCGATGAACGTGCTCAAGGCTGTCAAGATTGTGTCACGGTCGTATCAGGAAAGCCTCAG GTACAGATAGGCACTCATTCATTTACGTTTGATCATGTTTATGGGAGCAGCAGTTCTCCCGCATCTGCTATGTTTGAAGAATGTGTTGCTCCACTAGTTGATGGCTTATTTCAAGGATATAATGCGACAGTTCTTGCTTATGGTCAG ACGGGATCAGGGAAGACGTATACAATGGGCACCGGATTTAAAGATGGTTGCCAAACAGGAATAATTCCTCAAGTCATGAATGTTTTGTACAGCAAGATTGAAACTTTAAAGCATCAAACTGAATTCCAACTGCATGTTTCTTTCATTGAG ATTCTAAAAGAAGAAGTACGTGATTTGCTGGATCCGACTTCTTTGAACAAGCCAGATACAGCAAATGGGCACACGGGAAAAGTAAATGTCCCTGGGAAACCACCAATACAAATTCGCGAAACATCAAATGGTGTCATAACACTAGCAGGATCTACTGAAGTTAGTGTCAGTACGCTCAAAGAAATGGCTGCTTGCTTAGAACAAGGATCATTGAGCAGGGCAACAGGGAGTACAAACATGAACAATCAATCAAG TCGTTCGCATGCAATCTTCACCATCACACTAGAGCAAATGCGTAAGCTTAACCCTGTATTCCCTGGCGACAGCAGTCCTAATGAGGGCATGAATGAAGAGTATCTATGTGCCAAGCTGCATTTAGTAGATCTTGCCGGTTCAGAGCGAGCTAAAAGAACTGGTTCTGATGGTTTGCGTTTTAAGGAAG gAGTTCACATCAACAAGGGCCTTCTTGCGCTTGGTAATGTTATTAGTGCACTTGGTGATGAAAAAAAGCGGAAAGAAGGTGTTCACGTGCCTTATCGGGATAGTAAATTGACTCGACTTTTGCAG GACTCACTTGGTGGTAACAGCAAAACTGTTATGATAG CTTGCATTAGTCCTGCTGATATTAATGCTGAGGAAACTCTTAACACTCTAAAATATGCAAATCGTGCTCGCAATATCCAAAATAAGCCTGTG GTGAATAGAGATCCTATGTCCAGTGAGATGCTAAGGATGCGCCAACAACTAGAGTATTTACAGGCTGAACTTTGTGCCCGAGGAGGAGGTTCTTCATCAGATGAAGTTCAG GTCCTCAAGGAAAGGATTGCTTGGCTTGAAGCTGCTAATGAGGATCTTTGTCGGGAGCTTCATGAATATCGCAGCAGATGCACTGCTGTGGAGCAACGTGAAACAGATGCTCAA GATGGTAGCACCTGTTACGTAAAAACTGATGGGCTTAAGAGGAGTTTGCAAAGTATAGAGTCGACAGATTATCAAATGGGAGAAACCATGTCAG GTGATTCCAGGGAAATAGATGAAGAGGTAGCAAAAGAGTGGGAGCACACGCTCCTGCAGAATACAATGGACAAAGAGTTACATGAATTAAACAGGCGATTAGAGGAGAAAGAG TCAGAAATGAAACTTTTTGGAGGTGTTGACCCAGCAGCTCTCAAGCAACACTTTGGCAAGAAAATAATGGAATTGGAGGATGAAAAAAGAACAGTGCAG CAAGAGAGGGATCGTTTGTTGgctgaaattgaaaatatttcaGCTAGTTCTGATGGTCAGACACAAAAAATGCAAGATATACATGCCCAGAAATTAAAAGCACTGGAGGCACAG ATTCTGGATCTGAAGAAAAAACAAGAGAACCAGGTTCAGCTTTTaaagcaaaaacaaaagagTGATGAAGCAGCAAAGAGATTACAAGATGAAATTCAATCCATAAAGGCACAGAAG GTTCAGTTGCAACATAGGATCAAACAAGAAGCAGAACAATTTCGACAGTGGAAAGCCTCTCGCGAAAAGGAGCTGCTGCAG TTGCGAAAGGAGGGGCGAAGAAATGAATATGAAAGGCATAAACTACAAGCTTTAAACCAGCGCCAAAAAATG GTTCTTCAAAGAAAGACAGAAGAGGCTGCAATGGCCACCAAGCGACTGAAGGAGTTGCTTGAAGCTCGCAAATCTTCTGCTCGTGAAAACTCAG CTATTGCTAATGGAAATGGAACAAATGGACAG AGCAATGAGAAATCCTTACAACGTTGGGTTGACCATGAGCTAGAAGTCATGGTGAATGTGCATGAAGTTCGAtttgaatatgaaaaacaaagcCAAGT ACGAGCTGCACTTGCAGAAGAGTTAGCTGTGTTGAAGCAAGTGGGTGAATTTACCTCAAAGGGCTTAAGTCCTCCAAGAGGAAAGAATGGTTTTGCCAG GGCTTCTTCCATGTCACCAAATGCAAGAATGGCCAGAATATCTTCACTTGAGAACATGTTAAGCATAACATCTAATTCACTTGTTGCAATGGCTTCACAACTTTCGGAGGCAGAAGAACGAGAGCGTGGCTTCACTAACCGTGGCCGTTGGAATCAACTACGTTCAATGGGAGATGCAAAAAACTTGCTTCAGTATATGTTCAACTCTTTGGGAGATGCAAG ATGTCAAATATGGGAGAAGGAAATGGAAATCAAAGAAATGAAGGAACAATTTAAAGAACTTGTAAGTCTCTTGCGACAAAGTGAGGCACGGAGAAAGGAAGTAGAGAAGGAGTTAAAACTGAGAGAGCAGGCTGTTGCAATTGCCTTGGCTACATCAGCTTCG GCGGGTCATGAACAGGGAAACTCCCCCATTTCACTGAAACATTTTGCTGACGACATGAGTGGTCCCTTATCTCCAATGTCTGTTCCTGCACAGAAACAGCTAAAATATACTCCAGGAATTGCTAATGGATCAGTCAGAGAGTCAGCAGCATTCATAGATCAGACGAGAAAG ATGGTACCTCTTGGGCATTTGTCAATGAGAAAATTAGTAGTTGCAGGACAAGGTGGAAAGCTATGGAGGTGGAAGAGAAGTCATCACCAGTGGCTTTTGCAATTCAAATGGAAGTGGCAAAAGCCGTGGAGACTGTCAGAAATGATTAGACACAGTGATGAGACTATCATGAGGGCAAAGCATCGACCGCATGCTCTGCCACGTGTGGTGTGA